One genomic segment of Vagococcus intermedius includes these proteins:
- a CDS encoding ECF transporter S component encodes MTTKKLTWVSMLLAMCVLGANFKLLGSIALDSFPAFLGAMILGPVYGAFLGIAGHFVSALLAGFPQTLPIHIIIGFLMGICMFIFGLVRKKAMGDGIMVKAVSWLIAYIVSVPLNLLILYPVLHEVVFVLFVPLTIATLANLLISELVYAVLPSKIKNFGQSKVV; translated from the coding sequence ATGACAACTAAGAAATTGACTTGGGTAAGCATGCTACTAGCAATGTGTGTATTAGGGGCTAATTTTAAATTATTAGGCTCAATTGCGTTAGACTCATTTCCAGCCTTTTTAGGGGCGATGATTTTAGGTCCAGTTTATGGTGCTTTTTTAGGAATTGCTGGCCATTTTGTTTCAGCTCTATTAGCTGGCTTTCCACAAACGTTACCGATTCATATCATAATTGGTTTTTTAATGGGAATTTGTATGTTTATTTTTGGTCTAGTTCGAAAAAAAGCAATGGGTGATGGTATTATGGTTAAAGCTGTGAGTTGGTTAATAGCCTATATTGTCAGTGTTCCATTGAATTTATTAATTTTGTATCCTGTTCTACACGAGGTTGTCTTCGTATTATTTGTTCCGCTAACAATTGCAACGTTGGCAAATTTACTCATATCAGAATTAGTCTATGCTGTTTTGCCAAGTAAAATAAAAAACTTTGGTCAAAGTAAAGTTGTTTAA
- the dnaK gene encoding molecular chaperone DnaK: MTKIIGIDLGTTNSAVAVLEGGEAKIIPNPEGNRTTPSVVSFKNGEIQVGEVAKRQAVTNPNTIASIKRYMGEAGYNVEVEGKSYTPQEISAMVLQYLKGFAEDYLGEPVTKAVVTVPAYFNDAQRQATKDAGKIAGLEVERIVNEPTAAALAYGLDKTDKEEKVLVFDLGGGTFDVSILELGDGVFDVLSTAGDNHLGGDDFDDKIMDYLVAEFKKENGIDLSQDKMAVQRLKDAAEKAKKDLSGVSSTQISLPFITAGEAGPLHLELNLTRAKFDELTSDLVERTKIPVRQALKDAGLSQSDIDEVILVGGSTRIPAVVEAVQRETGKDANKSVNPDEVVAMGAAIQGGVITGDVKDVVLLDVTPLSLGIETMGSVFTKLIDRNTTIPTSKSQVFSTAADNQPAVDIHVLQGERPMATDNKTLGRFQLTDIPAAPRGVPQIEVTFDIDKNGIVNVSAKDLGTQKEQTITIKSSSGLSDEEIEKMVKDAEANAEADKARKEEVDLRNEVDSLLFTVDKTLSELEGKVEEEEVKKAEVARDELKAAVEANDLEQMKAKRDELNEIVQALTVKLYEQAAAAQGGAEGMDPNAPQGSADDVVDADFEEVDDK, encoded by the coding sequence ATGACTAAAATTATCGGAATTGACTTAGGAACAACTAACTCAGCAGTTGCAGTTTTAGAAGGTGGAGAAGCTAAAATTATCCCAAACCCAGAAGGTAACCGTACAACACCATCAGTAGTTTCATTTAAAAATGGGGAAATTCAAGTAGGGGAAGTCGCAAAACGTCAAGCTGTAACAAACCCTAATACAATTGCTTCAATCAAACGTTACATGGGTGAAGCTGGTTACAACGTTGAAGTTGAAGGTAAATCATATACACCACAAGAAATTTCAGCGATGGTTTTACAATACTTAAAAGGTTTTGCAGAAGATTATTTAGGCGAGCCCGTTACAAAAGCAGTTGTAACAGTTCCGGCTTACTTTAATGATGCACAACGTCAAGCAACAAAAGATGCGGGTAAAATTGCTGGTTTAGAAGTAGAACGTATTGTTAACGAACCAACTGCAGCAGCGCTTGCTTATGGTTTAGACAAAACAGATAAAGAAGAAAAAGTCTTAGTATTTGACTTAGGTGGCGGTACATTTGACGTATCTATCTTAGAATTAGGCGATGGTGTCTTTGATGTATTATCAACAGCTGGAGATAACCACTTAGGTGGAGATGACTTTGATGATAAAATTATGGACTACTTAGTTGCTGAGTTCAAAAAAGAAAATGGCATTGATTTGTCACAAGATAAAATGGCCGTACAACGCTTGAAAGATGCTGCTGAAAAAGCTAAAAAAGATTTATCAGGTGTTTCAAGCACACAAATTAGCTTACCATTTATTACAGCGGGAGAAGCAGGTCCTCTTCACTTAGAATTAAACTTAACTCGTGCTAAATTTGATGAATTAACATCAGACTTAGTCGAAAGAACTAAAATTCCAGTTCGTCAAGCACTTAAAGATGCCGGATTATCACAATCAGATATTGATGAAGTGATTTTAGTTGGTGGTTCAACACGTATTCCAGCAGTTGTTGAAGCGGTTCAACGTGAAACTGGTAAAGATGCTAATAAATCAGTAAACCCAGATGAAGTAGTAGCAATGGGTGCTGCTATCCAAGGTGGTGTGATTACTGGTGATGTTAAAGATGTGGTCTTATTAGATGTTACACCTTTATCATTAGGAATTGAAACAATGGGGTCAGTTTTCACTAAATTAATCGACCGTAATACAACAATTCCAACAAGTAAATCACAAGTCTTCTCAACAGCAGCAGACAATCAGCCAGCAGTAGATATTCATGTTTTACAAGGTGAACGTCCAATGGCGACAGATAACAAAACATTAGGTCGTTTCCAATTGACAGATATCCCAGCTGCACCGCGTGGTGTCCCACAAATCGAAGTAACATTTGATATTGATAAAAATGGTATCGTAAATGTTTCTGCCAAAGACTTAGGAACACAAAAAGAACAAACTATTACAATCAAATCTTCTTCAGGTTTATCAGATGAAGAAATTGAAAAAATGGTGAAAGATGCTGAAGCTAATGCCGAAGCGGATAAAGCGCGTAAAGAAGAAGTTGATTTACGCAATGAAGTCGACTCATTATTATTCACTGTTGATAAAACTTTAAGTGAATTAGAAGGTAAAGTTGAAGAAGAAGAAGTTAAAAAAGCAGAAGTAGCTCGCGATGAATTAAAAGCAGCTGTTGAAGCCAATGATTTAGAACAAATGAAAGCTAAACGTGACGAATTAAATGAAATCGTGCAAGCTTTAACAGTTAAATTATACGAACAAGCAGCAGCCGCTCAAGGTGGAGCTGAAGGAATGGATCCTAATGCCCCTCAAGGAAGTGCTGATGATGTTGTAGATGCTGACTTTGAAGAGGTTGACGATAAATAA
- a CDS encoding YfcC family protein — MVKEKKKFSFPSAYTVILIVLLLVMALTYFIPAGKFETIQYQSESKAFIITDVNGKEQAPIKANQSILDEHDIKIDLAKFEDGSISKPVAIPGSYQELDEKRPGLFGAIKNFLHAPIQGLADSIGIVTFILILGGIIGVINKTGAFTAGMNALSKKLDGKEKWLIIIISTLIAIGGTTFGLAEETVAFYPILVPIFMAAGYDALVAIATIYLGSSIGSMASTVNPFSVVIASNTAGINFTDGMGLRLVMLVVGTIMCIVYTIRYAEKVRKDASQSLIFDQKSELEAQFLTQDPDAEAPTFDSRKKILLSIFAGSFIIMVFGVKDYGWSFDEISALFLGVTFVMAFISGLGEKTFVSEFIAGAADLLGVALVCALARGVTIIMEDAKISDTLMQWLSTGVSHMSGVVFTTVMFFVFILLGFFIPSSSGLAVLSMPVMAPLADVVGLDRSLIVDAYNWGQGIISFITPTGLVLASLAMVNISFDKWLKFVTPLMIAIGLLAIVLLGVGVYI, encoded by the coding sequence ATGGTAAAAGAAAAAAAGAAATTTAGTTTCCCCTCAGCCTATACGGTTATCTTAATCGTCTTACTACTTGTAATGGCCCTGACTTATTTTATCCCTGCCGGTAAGTTTGAAACCATTCAGTATCAGTCTGAGTCAAAAGCATTCATTATTACTGATGTAAACGGTAAAGAACAAGCCCCCATCAAGGCTAACCAATCAATTTTAGATGAGCATGATATTAAAATTGATTTGGCAAAATTTGAAGACGGTTCGATTTCAAAACCCGTCGCTATCCCAGGTAGTTATCAAGAATTAGACGAAAAACGTCCTGGATTATTTGGAGCCATCAAAAATTTTCTACACGCACCGATTCAAGGTTTAGCTGATTCCATTGGCATTGTTACATTTATTTTAATTTTAGGCGGAATCATTGGTGTGATTAATAAGACAGGAGCCTTTACTGCAGGAATGAATGCCCTATCTAAAAAATTAGATGGTAAAGAAAAATGGTTAATTATTATTATCTCTACTTTAATTGCCATTGGTGGTACAACTTTTGGTTTAGCAGAAGAAACCGTCGCTTTCTATCCTATTTTAGTTCCCATTTTTATGGCAGCAGGATATGATGCCTTAGTTGCGATTGCTACAATTTATCTTGGAAGTTCAATTGGTTCAATGGCCTCAACAGTCAATCCTTTTTCAGTAGTTATCGCTTCAAATACTGCTGGAATTAACTTTACAGATGGTATGGGACTTCGCTTGGTCATGCTAGTGGTCGGAACTATTATGTGTATCGTTTACACAATACGTTATGCCGAAAAAGTGAGAAAAGATGCTAGTCAATCACTTATCTTTGATCAAAAATCAGAATTAGAAGCTCAATTCTTAACACAAGATCCTGATGCTGAGGCTCCTACTTTTGATAGTCGTAAAAAAATTCTACTTTCAATTTTTGCTGGTTCATTTATTATCATGGTCTTTGGCGTAAAAGATTATGGTTGGTCATTTGATGAAATTTCTGCCTTATTCTTAGGTGTTACCTTTGTCATGGCCTTCATTAGCGGATTAGGTGAAAAAACGTTCGTATCTGAATTTATTGCCGGAGCAGCTGATTTACTTGGGGTTGCTTTAGTCTGTGCCTTGGCACGTGGCGTAACGATTATCATGGAAGATGCTAAAATTAGCGATACGTTGATGCAATGGTTAAGTACAGGTGTGTCACATATGAGTGGGGTTGTCTTTACAACTGTAATGTTCTTTGTCTTTATCTTACTAGGTTTCTTCATCCCATCATCATCAGGTTTAGCCGTATTATCAATGCCAGTTATGGCACCGCTTGCCGATGTCGTTGGTTTAGATCGCTCATTGATTGTGGATGCTTACAACTGGGGACAAGGTATCATTTCATTTATCACCCCAACTGGTTTAGTTTTAGCTTCACTTGCGATGGTCAATATTTCATTTGATAAGTGGCTAAAATTTGTTACACCATTAATGATTGCCATTGGTCTATTAGCCATTGTTTTACTTGGCGTTGGTGTTTATATTTAA
- the dnaJ gene encoding molecular chaperone DnaJ has product MAKRDYYEVLGVTKSSTDAEIKKAYRKLSKQYHPDINKEADAEDKFKEISEAYEILSDPQRKAAYDQYGHAGTDPNYGGGAGGFGGFGGGAAGFGGFEDIFESFFGGGGGRSANPNAPRQGSDLQYSFDLKFEDAIFGIEKTIQYNREDTCTTCDGSGAKAGTSPKTCGKCHGQGTINVERQTPLGRVMTRQTCDECQGQGQTIDTPCTDCHGTGRIKKKHSVKVNVPAGVEDGQQMRLSGQGEAGINGGPHGDLFVVFRVEDSDLFDRDGSEIYYELPLSFSQAALGDELEVPTVHGKVKLKIPAGTQTGTTFRLRGKGAPKLRGTGTGDQQVTVRILTPKNLNEAQKDALRAFAEAGGDKVAEQEEGFFDKMKDAFKR; this is encoded by the coding sequence ATGGCCAAAAGAGACTATTATGAAGTTCTGGGTGTGACCAAAAGTTCAACTGATGCGGAAATAAAAAAAGCGTATCGTAAACTTTCAAAACAGTATCATCCAGATATTAACAAAGAGGCAGATGCAGAAGATAAATTTAAAGAAATTTCAGAAGCCTATGAGATTTTAAGCGACCCCCAACGTAAGGCAGCATACGATCAATATGGGCATGCTGGAACAGACCCTAATTATGGTGGCGGTGCTGGTGGCTTTGGTGGCTTCGGCGGTGGTGCTGCTGGTTTTGGTGGCTTTGAAGATATTTTTGAATCATTTTTTGGTGGCGGCGGCGGTCGTTCTGCTAATCCAAATGCGCCTCGTCAAGGATCAGATTTACAATATTCATTTGATCTGAAATTTGAAGATGCTATTTTTGGGATTGAAAAAACAATTCAATATAATCGTGAAGATACTTGTACAACTTGTGATGGGTCTGGTGCTAAAGCCGGCACAAGCCCTAAGACATGTGGCAAGTGTCATGGACAAGGAACGATTAATGTTGAACGTCAAACACCTTTAGGTCGTGTAATGACACGCCAAACTTGTGACGAATGTCAAGGACAAGGGCAAACGATTGACACGCCATGTACAGATTGTCATGGGACTGGTCGTATTAAGAAAAAACATTCTGTTAAAGTGAATGTCCCTGCTGGAGTTGAAGATGGACAACAAATGCGCTTATCAGGACAAGGAGAAGCCGGTATCAATGGTGGTCCTCATGGTGATTTATTTGTTGTTTTCCGCGTAGAAGATAGTGATTTATTCGATCGTGATGGTTCAGAAATTTATTACGAATTACCGTTGAGCTTCTCTCAAGCAGCATTAGGTGATGAATTGGAAGTACCAACTGTGCATGGTAAAGTGAAGTTGAAAATACCTGCAGGGACGCAAACAGGAACAACATTCCGTTTGCGTGGTAAAGGAGCACCTAAACTGCGTGGTACTGGAACAGGTGATCAACAAGTGACTGTTCGTATCTTAACACCTAAAAACTTAAACGAAGCTCAAAAAGATGCTTTACGTGCATTTGCTGAAGCTGGTGGCGATAAAGTTGCAGAGCAAGAAGAAGGTTTTTTTGATAAAATGAAAGACGCTTTTAAACGTTAA
- a CDS encoding cobyrinate a,c-diamide synthase: MKKIVIAGTGSGVGKTTITLGIMAALQQKGLSVQPFKVGPDYIDTAYQTKVTGRASRNLDSFLIQNDDVLNYLFEKEAEKADISIIEGVMGLYDGLGIDKDNCSTASVAKKIDAPVILVIDGKATSTSVAAIVKGFVEFDPDLNLAGVILNRIASDNHYGLVKASIERYTDIPVLGYLGKNAMVSLPSRQLGLVPEGEIDNLSAMITDLGQTLTQTIDLDKLIELATDDTYQGADQRRSKLQAYYKPVKQSTTVAYALDEAFHFYYQDNLELMAEKGVTLIPFSPMNDDVLPEADLYYIGGGYPEEFAEELAANQGIKSGLLAKSKAGVPIYAECGGLMYLGESLEVNEKSYEMVGVFKGISRMTSGLKRFGYCQAQATTATTLAPAKTVIYGHEFHHSIFETTETPIMTLEKWRDGEMIKTWQGGYLKNNTYASYLHVHFFQHPELLDWFLSRSRVER; the protein is encoded by the coding sequence ATGAAAAAAATTGTGATAGCCGGAACTGGTAGTGGTGTTGGTAAAACGACGATCACCTTAGGGATTATGGCGGCATTACAGCAAAAAGGTTTAAGTGTGCAGCCTTTTAAAGTGGGACCGGACTATATAGACACGGCTTACCAAACAAAAGTAACAGGCAGAGCGAGTCGTAACTTAGATTCGTTTTTAATTCAGAACGATGACGTATTAAACTATTTATTTGAAAAAGAAGCTGAAAAGGCTGATATCTCAATAATTGAAGGTGTGATGGGTCTATATGATGGCTTAGGTATTGACAAAGATAACTGTTCTACGGCATCGGTTGCAAAAAAAATCGATGCTCCTGTTATTTTAGTGATTGATGGTAAAGCTACTTCGACATCAGTTGCAGCTATTGTAAAAGGTTTTGTTGAATTTGATCCAGATTTAAATTTAGCTGGCGTGATTTTAAATCGAATCGCTAGTGACAATCACTATGGCTTAGTTAAAGCTAGTATAGAACGTTATACCGATATCCCAGTTTTAGGTTATCTAGGAAAAAATGCGATGGTAAGTTTGCCTTCTCGCCAATTAGGTTTGGTGCCAGAAGGAGAGATAGACAATCTAAGTGCTATGATTACGGATTTAGGTCAGACACTAACTCAAACGATTGATCTAGATAAGTTAATTGAATTAGCAACTGATGATACCTATCAAGGTGCGGATCAACGTCGATCTAAACTGCAAGCTTATTATAAGCCAGTCAAGCAATCGACAACGGTTGCTTATGCTCTTGATGAGGCTTTTCATTTTTACTATCAGGATAATTTAGAATTAATGGCAGAAAAAGGAGTGACATTAATTCCCTTTAGTCCAATGAATGATGACGTTTTACCAGAGGCGGATCTTTATTATATTGGTGGTGGCTATCCGGAAGAATTTGCGGAAGAGTTGGCAGCCAATCAGGGAATAAAATCAGGCCTATTAGCAAAATCTAAGGCAGGTGTTCCAATCTATGCTGAATGTGGTGGGTTAATGTATTTAGGTGAGTCCCTTGAGGTGAATGAAAAAAGCTATGAAATGGTAGGTGTTTTTAAAGGGATTAGTCGCATGACTTCTGGCTTAAAACGCTTTGGCTATTGCCAAGCTCAAGCAACTACAGCAACGACACTGGCTCCGGCTAAAACTGTAATTTACGGGCATGAATTTCATCATTCTATTTTCGAGACGACTGAAACTCCTATTATGACGTTAGAGAAATGGCGAGATGGGGAAATGATTAAAACTTGGCAAGGTGGTTATTTAAAAAATAATACGTATGCTAGTTACTTACATGTCCATTTCTTTCAACATCCAGAGTTATTAGATTGGTTTTTATCAAGGAGTCGTGTTGAAAGATGA
- the cobD gene encoding threonine-phosphate decarboxylase CobD, giving the protein MSKHGGNREEVAELMGISSESLIDFSANINPLGLSKQLVRELREKIPELIHYPDSEYRKLKQVLSIHHQLASNQILPGNGEAEIIYLLAQAMRPQHVLLLAPTFSEYEEAFSLVKSKFTYFDLLEEELFKLNDSRFRQVLKETPEIDCICLCQPNNPTGQLLTKEWLLTLLAYCDEKNISLILDEAFMDFIPNSENYTLIKAINKSKNLFILRSLTKFYALPGLRLGYIVTDNQDIIESMKEYQVPWSINTLADYAGQVVFNDPAYQKATLDLVEKEKVYLETELKKIAAVTVFPSSVNYILLKITEPKTVKEQLLKAGLLIRSCSNYRGLDGTYYRIAVKNHEQNSYLIQELLKVCMAND; this is encoded by the coding sequence ATGAGTAAGCACGGAGGAAATCGCGAGGAAGTAGCAGAATTAATGGGGATTAGTAGTGAAAGTCTCATTGACTTTAGTGCTAATATTAATCCCTTAGGTTTATCAAAACAATTAGTAAGAGAATTGAGAGAAAAAATTCCAGAATTAATTCACTATCCGGATAGTGAATATCGTAAATTAAAACAAGTCCTATCAATACATCATCAACTAGCAAGCAACCAGATTTTACCAGGTAATGGTGAAGCTGAAATTATTTATTTACTTGCGCAGGCAATGAGGCCACAGCATGTGTTATTGTTAGCCCCCACATTTTCTGAGTACGAAGAGGCATTCAGTTTAGTTAAAAGTAAGTTTACTTATTTTGATTTGTTAGAAGAAGAATTATTTAAATTAAATGACTCACGTTTTAGACAAGTACTCAAAGAAACCCCTGAAATAGATTGCATCTGTTTATGTCAACCTAATAACCCCACGGGTCAGTTATTAACTAAAGAATGGTTATTAACACTATTAGCTTACTGCGACGAAAAAAACATTTCATTAATATTAGACGAAGCTTTTATGGATTTTATTCCAAATAGTGAGAATTATACATTGATAAAGGCTATTAATAAAAGTAAAAATTTATTTATCTTACGTTCTTTAACTAAATTTTATGCCTTACCAGGTTTGCGATTAGGTTACATTGTAACTGATAACCAAGACATAATTGAAAGTATGAAAGAGTATCAAGTACCATGGAGTATCAATACCTTAGCAGATTATGCTGGACAAGTTGTTTTTAATGACCCAGCTTATCAAAAGGCAACGTTGGATTTGGTTGAGAAAGAAAAAGTATATTTAGAAACTGAATTAAAAAAAATAGCGGCGGTAACAGTCTTTCCCTCCTCAGTCAATTATATCTTATTAAAAATTACAGAGCCTAAAACGGTGAAAGAGCAACTATTAAAAGCCGGATTGTTGATAAGATCTTGTAGTAATTATCGTGGACTGGATGGGACTTATTATCGAATTGCTGTTAAAAATCATGAGCAAAACAGTTATCTCATCCAAGAGTTATTAAAGGTATGTATGGCTAATGACTAG
- the hemW gene encoding radical SAM family heme chaperone HemW, producing MTLSEKNQEIIRTSAYIHIPFCEHICYYCDFNKVFLEGQPVDEYIQALIKEIRLKKVKYPSDEAETIYIGGGTPTSLSAKQLDVLLAGIRQELPFDDRNEFTVEANPGDLTAEKLAVLKNYGVNRLSMGVQSFDDRLLKKIGRKHSAQDVFDTMKVIDQAGFDNVSIDLIYALPGQTIENFEDTLQKALALDLPHYSLYSLILENKTMFNNWARQGRLNLPTEDVEGDMFDLAAVYMERAGRMKYEISNFSLPGHESQHNLIYWDNKHYYGFGAGASGYVGNIRYRNHGPIQHYLQPLKENKLPVIEVEELTLKQKMEEEMFLGLRKVEGVSYRKFTEKYGCDLEDIYGEVIGRLVESDLLKELDGYIKLTDRGLILGNEVFQQFID from the coding sequence ATGACATTAAGCGAGAAAAATCAAGAGATCATACGAACATCTGCATATATCCATATCCCATTTTGTGAACATATTTGTTACTATTGTGATTTTAATAAAGTTTTTTTAGAAGGGCAGCCGGTGGATGAATATATTCAAGCCTTAATCAAAGAAATTCGTTTGAAAAAAGTTAAGTACCCTTCGGATGAAGCTGAAACAATTTATATTGGAGGAGGGACACCGACTTCCTTATCAGCTAAACAATTAGATGTACTATTAGCAGGAATTAGACAAGAGCTGCCTTTCGATGATCGTAATGAGTTTACTGTAGAAGCTAATCCAGGTGATTTAACGGCTGAAAAATTAGCTGTTTTAAAAAATTACGGGGTCAATCGTTTATCGATGGGGGTTCAATCTTTTGATGACCGTTTATTAAAAAAAATTGGTCGAAAACATTCAGCTCAAGATGTTTTTGACACTATGAAAGTTATTGATCAAGCAGGTTTTGATAATGTTAGTATTGATTTGATTTATGCACTACCAGGTCAAACAATTGAAAATTTTGAAGATACGTTACAAAAAGCTTTGGCTTTAGATTTACCCCACTATTCTTTATACTCGTTAATTTTAGAAAATAAAACAATGTTTAATAATTGGGCGCGTCAAGGTCGATTAAATCTGCCAACAGAAGATGTTGAAGGGGATATGTTTGATTTAGCAGCCGTCTATATGGAAAGAGCGGGCCGAATGAAATATGAAATTAGTAATTTTTCACTTCCAGGTCACGAAAGTCAACATAATTTAATCTATTGGGATAATAAACATTACTATGGATTTGGAGCTGGGGCTAGTGGTTACGTTGGAAATATAAGGTATCGGAATCATGGACCTATTCAACATTATTTACAACCGTTAAAGGAAAATAAATTACCCGTTATTGAAGTAGAAGAATTAACGCTCAAACAAAAAATGGAAGAAGAGATGTTTTTGGGCTTACGAAAAGTTGAGGGAGTATCTTATCGGAAATTCACTGAAAAATATGGTTGTGACTTGGAAGATATTTATGGCGAGGTTATCGGAAGACTAGTTGAGTCAGACTTGCTTAAAGAGTTAGATGGCTATATTAAATTGACCGACCGTGGTTTGATATTAGGAAATGAAGTGTTTCAACAATTTATAGATTAA
- the hrcA gene encoding heat-inducible transcriptional repressor HrcA, whose amino-acid sequence MLTERQLNILYLIIQTYTSTGVPVGSKTLMKEGIKASSATIRNDMSVLEEFGLIEKNHSSSGRVPSVKGYRFYVDYLLKPSTVSQGELSVIKQSFGQEFQAIDDIIEQSAKILSELTSYTAFSLGPEVKERRLTGFRMVPLNNQQLMAIIVTDKGNVESQVFTIPQGVSSEDIEKMIKIINDKLVGEPLLTVYHKLRTEIPMILQKYFQTPTGMMSLFDNILGQAFEERVFVGGKMNLLDFDILTDVSEFKSMYSLMNNQEQVASLIVPPTDQIAIRIGNELENELLEKMSLITASYEVPGHGKGTIALLGPTSMSYSKMFGLVDAFRNELSHELTDYYRSLDSSSIM is encoded by the coding sequence ATGCTGACAGAGAGACAATTAAATATTTTGTATCTGATTATTCAGACCTACACATCAACTGGTGTGCCGGTCGGTTCTAAAACACTGATGAAAGAAGGTATTAAAGCTAGCTCAGCTACTATCAGAAATGATATGAGTGTATTAGAGGAGTTTGGCTTAATTGAGAAAAATCATTCATCATCAGGCCGTGTCCCATCAGTCAAAGGCTATCGTTTTTATGTTGATTATTTACTAAAGCCGTCAACCGTTAGTCAGGGTGAATTATCAGTGATCAAACAGTCCTTTGGCCAAGAGTTTCAAGCTATTGATGACATCATAGAACAGTCAGCTAAGATTTTATCTGAACTGACGAGTTATACGGCATTTTCATTAGGTCCAGAGGTCAAAGAGCGACGCTTGACAGGTTTTCGCATGGTACCGTTGAACAATCAACAATTAATGGCAATTATTGTCACCGATAAAGGCAATGTTGAAAGCCAGGTATTTACCATTCCTCAAGGTGTTTCCAGTGAAGATATTGAAAAAATGATTAAAATTATCAATGACAAATTAGTTGGTGAACCGCTGTTGACGGTCTATCATAAATTAAGAACAGAAATCCCAATGATTTTACAAAAATATTTCCAAACACCAACAGGGATGATGTCCTTGTTTGATAATATTTTGGGACAAGCTTTTGAAGAGCGAGTGTTTGTAGGCGGTAAAATGAATTTATTGGATTTTGACATTTTAACAGATGTTTCAGAATTTAAATCAATGTATTCATTGATGAATAATCAAGAACAAGTAGCGAGTCTAATTGTTCCACCGACAGATCAAATCGCGATTCGAATTGGTAATGAATTAGAAAATGAGTTATTAGAAAAAATGAGTTTAATCACGGCTTCTTATGAAGTACCGGGGCATGGTAAAGGGACAATTGCTTTATTAGGACCAACTAGTATGTCGTATTCTAAGATGTTTGGTTTAGTTGATGCTTTTAGAAATGAGCTCTCCCATGAGTTGACAGATTACTATCGCTCGTTAGATTCATCATCAATAATGTAG
- the grpE gene encoding nucleotide exchange factor GrpE translates to MTENKEELNKQETTEEVDEETKAKIDEILGETEADLSSEEVPEKTKEELLQEQLSEMEDKFLRAQAEIANMRNRNIKDREAAAKYRSQDLGKELLPAIDNLERALAIEVTDEQGESLKKGIEMVMESVLHAMKSAGIEEISAMGEIFDPNLHQAVQTAPVEGNQKSDEIINVLQKGYILHDRVLRPSMVIVAQ, encoded by the coding sequence GTGACAGAAAACAAAGAAGAATTAAACAAGCAAGAGACAACTGAAGAGGTTGATGAAGAGACAAAAGCTAAGATTGATGAAATTTTAGGTGAAACAGAGGCAGATTTATCATCAGAAGAAGTGCCTGAAAAAACTAAAGAAGAATTGTTACAAGAACAACTTTCAGAAATGGAAGATAAATTTTTACGTGCACAAGCAGAAATTGCTAATATGCGTAATCGTAATATTAAAGATCGTGAAGCGGCAGCTAAATACCGTTCACAAGATTTAGGAAAAGAATTATTACCAGCTATTGATAACTTAGAACGAGCTCTTGCAATTGAAGTAACGGATGAGCAAGGAGAAAGTTTGAAAAAAGGGATTGAGATGGTTATGGAAAGTGTGTTACATGCCATGAAATCAGCTGGAATTGAAGAAATCTCAGCAATGGGTGAGATTTTTGATCCTAATTTACATCAAGCAGTTCAAACGGCTCCTGTCGAAGGAAATCAAAAATCAGATGAGATTATTAATGTCTTACAAAAAGGCTATATCTTACATGATCGAGTTTTAAGACCGAGCATGGTGATTGTTGCTCAATAA